GCTAGAGGGGCTAGCTTGATTTTAACTAATGATCCACTGATCATCATCTACTGAATTCAGAAAAGATAAAAGTGCATTGAAGCCGTCCACATCTCcatgatcatcatcatttGGTTGAAGTGGGTCATCTTGATCATCATCACCAGCTCTCCATTCTCCCAACCTTGCTTCACCCATCAATAAATCTTCAATCTTGGTATTTCCACACTCCAACATGTCCTGATCACAGTCGTTGATTTGTGCTTGTTGGAAATCAGAACTCAGCACATCCTGTATGAGCATGTCATTGATATCAAAATCCCTCAGAAAACCAAACGAAGAATCATGCTCCTGAGCCGCTGTAGAACACGGGCTTTCGCTGTCGGAAACAGGAGCCACGTTCGATCTTTCAGGCATTTGATCATGGCCATCCAAATGTAAGGGGATGGCAACCTTCTTGCACTTAAATGCTTTCGTCCGGACCACCTGGACAGAAGACTTTGCTGCCGGATTATTCGATTTTTTCGTGTCGTCTTTCGAACTAGCACTAGCACTCCGTTGATCCTGATGAGCCTTGTCACTTCCTTGCTCTGACCTCTTGCTCAAATTGGTGTTCCAGTAGTTCTTGATTTCATTGTCTGTTCGTCCCGGCAACCTTCCAGCAATGAGTGACCACCTAATTCAAATTAGACAAAATTAGAGACACCAATTTCGTCATAATAACTTGCTACCAAGAAGAGATGTCAATCTTCCATATATACATACCTGTTTCCAAGAAGCTTATGAAGTCTAACAATGAGCTCCTCTTCTTCAGGGGAAATGTTGCCTCTCTTAATATCAGGCCTAAGATAATTCAGCCAACGCAATCTGCAACTCTTCCCACAGCGGTTTAACCCTGCAGAAAAAAACAGTAGTGTTTAGTTATGAGT
Above is a genomic segment from Prunus dulcis chromosome 7, ALMONDv2, whole genome shotgun sequence containing:
- the LOC117634199 gene encoding transcription factor MYB1-like, with translation MGRKPCCDKEGLNKGAWSAWEDKALANYINTHGEGKWRDLPPRAGLNRCGKSCRLRWLNYLRPDIKRGNISPEEEELIVRLHKLLGNRWSLIAGRLPGRTDNEIKNYWNTNLSKRSEQGSDKAHQDQRSASASSKDDTKKSNNPAAKSSVQVVRTKAFKCKKVAIPLHLDGHDQMPERSNVAPVSDSESPCSTAAQEHDSSFGFLRDFDINDMLIQDVLSSDFQQAQINDCDQDMLECGNTKIEDLLMGEARLGEWRAGDDDQDDPLQPNDDDHGDVDGFNALLSFLNSVDDDQWIIS